One Corynebacterium aurimucosum genomic window, CTGACCGTGGTCATTCCCCACTTCGAGCAGTTGAAGAAGGAGGGACAGTCCGGTCAGGCCAAAATGACGCAGTACACGCGCTACCTCACCCTGGCGTTGGCGCTGCTGCAGTCTTCGGGCATCGTGGCTCTGGCGGACCGCGAGCAGCTTCTAGGACAAGGTGTGCGCGTCCTGGCGGAGGACCGCAACTTCTTCACCCTCATCGTGCTCGTTATCACCATGACCTCCGGCGCCATCCTTGTGATGTGGATGGGTGAGCTGATTACTGAGAAGGGCATCGGCAACGGTATGTCGCTGATGATTTTCGCCGGTATTGCTACCCGCCTTCCTACCGACGGCGTTAACATCCTCCAGAACAATGGCGGCCTGGTCTTCGCCATGGTTCTTGCCGGGCTCATCTTCCTCGTCGTGGGCATTACCTTCATCGAGCAGGGCCAGCGCCGGATTCCGGTGCAATACGCCAAGCGCATGGTGGGCCGCCGCCAGTACGGTGGTTCCTCCACCTACCTGCCGCTTAAGGTCAACCAGGCCGGCGTTATCCCGGTCATTTTCGCTTCCTCGCTGATCTACATGCCGGTGCTCATCACCCAGATCGTTAACTCCGGTTCCGCGGGCGTGTCTGATAACTGGTGGCAGCGCAATGTCATCGCGCACTTGCAGTCGCCGAGCTCCTGGCAGTACATCGTCCTGTACTTCGTGCTCACCATCTTCTTCTCCTACTTCTACGTTTCGGTTCAATATGACCCGGCCGAGCAGGCTGAGAACATGAAGAAGTATGGTGGATTTATCCCGGGCATTCGCCCGGGCCGACCGACCGCCGAGTACCTAGGCTTTGTCATGAACCGTCTGTTGTTCGTCGGCTCGATCTACCTCGCGGTTATCGCCGTCTTGCCGAATATCCTCCTGGATCTTGGAATCGGCAGCGCTGGTGCCGCTGGTACCTCCGCTTTCGGTGGTACCGCCATCCTCATTATGGTCTCGGTGGCCCTGACCACGGTCAAGCAAATCGAGTCCCAGCTCCTACAATCCAACTACGAAGGACTGCTTAAGTAATGCGTTACGTACTCCTTGGCCCTCCCGGTGCCGGCAAGGGCACCCAAGCCGCTCTCCTCAGCGAGAAGCTCGGCGTTCCGCACATCTCCACCGGTGACCTCTTCCGCGCCAACATTGGTGAGGGCACCCCGCTCGGCGTAGAGGCCAAGTCCTACATTGATGCCGGCAAGCTGGTGCCGACCGACGTCACGGCTCGCATGGTGGAGGACCGCCTCAACCAGGATGACGCCAAGGACGGCTTCCTTCTCGACGGCTTCCCGCGCACCGTGGAGCAGGCCGACATCCTGGAGAAGCTACTCGCCGACAAGGGCCTGAAGCTCGATGGCGTCCTGAACTTTGAGGTATCCGAGGACGTCGTGGTCGAGCGCATGCTTGCTCGCGGCCGCGCGGACGACACAGAGGAAACCATTCGCACCCGCCTAGGTGTCTACCGCGAGGAGACCTTCCCGCTCATCGAGCACTACGGCGATGCCATCATCTCCATTAAGGCTGAAGGAAGCGTTGAGGAGATCAACGAGCGCACCCTTCAGGCTATGGGCAAGTAATCTGCCAACCTCGCCATGGCTTTTCGACGACGCACCAAGACCATTCCCGCCCGCACGCCGGGCGAGCTCGACGCCATGCAGGCGGCCGGAGAAGTTGTCGGCCGCGCTCTGCAAGCCGTGCGGGCCGCCGCGGCAGTGGGGGTGAGTACGCTCGAACTCGATGAAGTAGCCGAGCACACCATTCGGGATGCCGGCGCCGTGCCCACCTTCAAGGGGTATGCCGGCTTTCCGGGGTCTATTTGCGCCTCCGTCAATGACGTGATTGTCCATGGTATTCCTCACAAAGACCTTCTCCTGGCCGAGGGAGACCTCGTCTCCATCGACTGCGGCGCCACGCTAGACGGCTGGGTGGGGGATAGTGCGTGGACGTTTGGCGTCGGCAAGCTCAGCCCTGAGGCACAGGCGCTGAGCGACGCCACCGAATGGGTCCTACACGAAGGCCTCAAGGCCATGGTTCCCGGCAACCGGCTTACCGACGTCTCCGCAGCCCTCGAGCAGGCTACCTATCGCGCCGAGGATAAGTTCGGCGTGGGGCTATTCATCGTCGATGGCTACGGTGGCCACGGCATTGGCCGTGAAATGCACGAAGAGCCTTACCTGGCTAATGAAGGTAAGGCGGGACGTGGCCCGATTATTCAGGAGGGCTCCGTCCTCGCCATTGAGCCGATGCTGACCCTGGGTACCGAGGACAATGAAGTTCTCGACGATGATTGGACTGTCGTGACGCTCGACGGTTCACTATCTGCCCACTGGGAGCACACGGTGGCGGCCACGGAGAATGGTCCGCGCATCCTGACTCAGCGATATTAAAACCTGTGTCCTGGGTAGGCATTTTGCCTAAGGAAGGTTTATACTTTTGCCATGTCTAAGATTCGCTCCCTAGTTGGCGCCCGTTCCCTACGTCGCGCCACCGCAATTGGCCTGGTAACCGCCACTCTCTCGGTGGCTCCGGCCGCCAACGCACAGACGGTTCCTTCGATCGACACCCTGTCTTCCGACGTTCAGTCCCAGCTTGATGAGTTCGCTGGCCAGACCCGCGAGAACGCGTGGAATAGCCGCAACCAGATGCTGGAGACGCTCCAGAGCGTTAACCCGCAGGCGGCTGACGCCCTCCGCCCAGTTATCGATGGTGCCATCGAGCTGATCTTCCCGGGTCTGATTGACCAGAAGAATGCTGAGATCCGCGCCGCTCGCGAAGCTGAAGAGCGCGCCCACGCTGAGCAGATTGCCCGCGAGAAGGCTGCCGCTGAGGAAGCTGCCCGCAAGGCTGAGGCTGAGCGTCAGGCACAGCGCTTCGACGTTGGTCCTTGCCCGGCAGATGCACGCATCTGCGTGGATCGTGGTGGGAGCCGTACCTGGCTGCAGGATGGCAACGGCAACGTCACCTACGTCGCTCAGGGCATGTCTGTCGGCAAGCCGGGTGAGGAAACCCCGGCTGGTACCTTCTACATCAACCGCAAGATCAAGGACGAGATCTCCTGGGAGTTCGGCAACGCCCCGATGCCCTACGCCATGTACTTCACCAACAATGGCCACGCCTTCCATGAGGGTTCCCCGGCATACCAGTCCAATGGCTGCGTGCGCCTGACCCATCAGGATGCGGTGCGCTACTGGAATGATGTGCCGATGGGCTCGAAGGTCTTCATCTACTAAGACGTTGCGGTGAGCGAGTCACCGCTACATGGCATCAGCCTCCCGCACCATGTGGTGACGGGAGGTTTCTGTATTTGGAAAACCCGTTCTCGCAGCGTATGCTTTAGTGCTGGTGTCTGTATGCGGCCAAAGTGGTTGCTGGAGGCACCAGGCAGTAGACATCAAACATGCAGGTGGGGGCGTCGCCAAGCGTGGCACGCACTTCACCAGAAAAGTAGAGGTTATGGCTAAGGAAGGCGCAATCGAGGTTGAGGGTCGCATCGTCGAACCCCTGCCCAACGCAATGTTCCGCGTCGAACTCGACAACGGACACAAGGTACTCGCCCATATCTCGGGCAAGATGCGTCAGCACTACATCCGCATCCTCCCGGAGGACCGCGTTGTTGTGGAGCTGTCTCCTTATGACCTGACCCGCGGACGCATCGTCTACCGCTACAAGTAAAGACTGTAAGCCTCCTCACCCACGGGACGCACTAGCTGCGTCCTTTTTCACCTCAGGCTGCGATGGCCTGAGCCCACGCTGCTAAGCATACCCACAGTACCCCGGCACGGTCCGGGGCGAAG contains:
- the map gene encoding type I methionyl aminopeptidase codes for the protein MAFRRRTKTIPARTPGELDAMQAAGEVVGRALQAVRAAAAVGVSTLELDEVAEHTIRDAGAVPTFKGYAGFPGSICASVNDVIVHGIPHKDLLLAEGDLVSIDCGATLDGWVGDSAWTFGVGKLSPEAQALSDATEWVLHEGLKAMVPGNRLTDVSAALEQATYRAEDKFGVGLFIVDGYGGHGIGREMHEEPYLANEGKAGRGPIIQEGSVLAIEPMLTLGTEDNEVLDDDWTVVTLDGSLSAHWEHTVAATENGPRILTQRY
- the secY gene encoding preprotein translocase subunit SecY, whose amino-acid sequence is MSAILQAFKDADLRKKIIFTLVLIILYRVGAQIPSPGVDYATIAGRLRDLTEEAGNLYSVINLFSGGALLQLSIFAIGIMPYITASIIVQLLTVVIPHFEQLKKEGQSGQAKMTQYTRYLTLALALLQSSGIVALADREQLLGQGVRVLAEDRNFFTLIVLVITMTSGAILVMWMGELITEKGIGNGMSLMIFAGIATRLPTDGVNILQNNGGLVFAMVLAGLIFLVVGITFIEQGQRRIPVQYAKRMVGRRQYGGSSTYLPLKVNQAGVIPVIFASSLIYMPVLITQIVNSGSAGVSDNWWQRNVIAHLQSPSSWQYIVLYFVLTIFFSYFYVSVQYDPAEQAENMKKYGGFIPGIRPGRPTAEYLGFVMNRLLFVGSIYLAVIAVLPNILLDLGIGSAGAAGTSAFGGTAILIMVSVALTTVKQIESQLLQSNYEGLLK
- a CDS encoding adenylate kinase, whose protein sequence is MRYVLLGPPGAGKGTQAALLSEKLGVPHISTGDLFRANIGEGTPLGVEAKSYIDAGKLVPTDVTARMVEDRLNQDDAKDGFLLDGFPRTVEQADILEKLLADKGLKLDGVLNFEVSEDVVVERMLARGRADDTEETIRTRLGVYREETFPLIEHYGDAIISIKAEGSVEEINERTLQAMGK
- the infA gene encoding translation initiation factor IF-1, with the protein product MAKEGAIEVEGRIVEPLPNAMFRVELDNGHKVLAHISGKMRQHYIRILPEDRVVVELSPYDLTRGRIVYRYK
- a CDS encoding L,D-transpeptidase is translated as MSKIRSLVGARSLRRATAIGLVTATLSVAPAANAQTVPSIDTLSSDVQSQLDEFAGQTRENAWNSRNQMLETLQSVNPQAADALRPVIDGAIELIFPGLIDQKNAEIRAAREAEERAHAEQIAREKAAAEEAARKAEAERQAQRFDVGPCPADARICVDRGGSRTWLQDGNGNVTYVAQGMSVGKPGEETPAGTFYINRKIKDEISWEFGNAPMPYAMYFTNNGHAFHEGSPAYQSNGCVRLTHQDAVRYWNDVPMGSKVFIY